A region from the Felis catus isolate Fca126 chromosome F1, F.catus_Fca126_mat1.0, whole genome shotgun sequence genome encodes:
- the INSRR gene encoding insulin receptor-related protein isoform X2 has protein sequence MAAPSLCPGVACLLAIQLSLGFGLDTLEVCPSLDIRSEVAELRRLENCSVVEGHLQILLMFTATGEDFRGLSFPRLTQVTDYLLLFRVYGLESLRDLFPNLAVVRGARLFLGYALVIYEMPHLRDVGLPALGAVLRGAVRVEKNQELCHLSTIDWGLLQPAPGANHIVGNKLGEECADVCPGVLGASGEPCARTTFGGHTDYRCWTSSHCQRVCPCPHGLACTAGGECCHVECLGGCSRPEDPRACVACRHLYFQGACHRACPPGTYQHESWRCVTAERCARLRSVPGRASTFGIHQGRCLAQCPPGFTRNGSSIFCRKCEGLCPKECKVGTKTIDSIQAAQDLVGCTHVEGSLIVNLRQGYNLELELQHSLGLIETITGFLKIKHSFALVSLGFFKNLKLIRGDAMVDGNYTLYVLDNQNLQQLGSWVAAGLAIPVGKIYFAFNPRLCLEHIYRLEEVTGTRGRQNKAEINPRTNGDRAACQTRTLRFVSNVTQADSILLRWERYEPLEARDLLSFIVYYKESPFQNATEHIGPDACGTQSWNLLDVELPLSRTQEPGVTLAPLKPWTQYAVFVRAITLTTAEDSPHQGAQSPIVYLRTLPAAPTVPQDVISTSNSSSHLLVRWKPPTQRNGNITYYLVLWQRLAEDGDLYLNDYCHRGLRLPTSNSDPRFDREDAELQAETEPGCCPCQHPPPGQVLPPLEAQEASFQKKFENFLHNAITIPKSPWKVTSINKSPHRDSGRHRRAAGALRLGGNSSDFEIQEDKVPRERAVLSGLRHFTEYRIDIHACNHAAHTVGCSAATFVFARTMPHREADGIPGKVAWEAAGKSSVLLRWLEPPDPNGLILKYEIKYRRLGEEATVLCVSRLRYAKSGGVHLALLPPGNYSARVRATSLAGNGSWTESIAFYIPGPEEEDSGGLHVLLTVTPVGLMLLVILAALGFFYGRKRNSTLYASVNPEYFSASDMYIPDEWEVPREQISIIRELGQGSFGMVYEGLAQGLEAGEESTPVALKTVNELASPRERIEFLKEASVMKAFKCHHVVRLLGVVSQGQPTLVIMELMTRGDLKSHLRSLRPEAENNPGLPRPALGDMIQMAGEIADGMAYLAANKFVHRDLAARNCMVSQDFTVKIGDFGMTRDVYETDYYRKGGKGLLPVRWMAPESLKDGIFTTHSDVWSFGVVLWEIATLAEQPYQGLSNEQVLKFVMDGGVLEELESCPLRLQELMSRCWQQNPRLRPTFTHILDSIRGELRPSFRLFSFYYSPECRGARVSPLPVAEPDSLPTPEGAPSDCSPQNGGPGH, from the exons TGTGCCCCAGCCTGGATATCCGCTCGGAGGTGGCAGAGCTGCGCCGGCTGGAGAACTGCAGCGTGGTGGAGGGCCACCTGCAGATCCTGCTCATGTTCACGGCCACGGGCGAGGACTTCCGCGGCCTCAGCTTCCCGCGCCTCACGCAGGTCACGGACTACCTGCTCCTCTTCCGTGTCTACGGCCTGGAGAGCCTGCGGGACCTCTTCCCCAACCTGGCGGTGGTCCGCGGGGCCCGCCTCTTCCTGGGCTATGCGCTGGTCATCTACGAGATGCCGCACCTGCGGGACGTGGGGCTGCCGGCGCTGGGGGCCGTGCTGCGGGGGGCCGTGCGCGTCGAGAAGAACCAGGAGCTCTGCCACCTGTCCACCATTGACTGGGGCCTGCTGCAGCCGGCCCCCGGGGCCAACCACATCGTGGGCAACAAGCTGGGCGAGGAGTGCGCCGACGTGTGTCCCGGGGTACTGGGCGCCAGCGGCGAGCCCTGCGCCAGGACCACCTTCGGCGGGCACACCGACTACAGATGCTGGACCTCCAGCCACTGCCAGCGAG TGTGTCCCTGTCCCCATGGGCTGGCCTGCACCGCTGGGGGTGAGTGCTGCCACGTCGAATGCCTGGGGGGCTGCAGCCGGCCGGAAGACCCGCGTGCCTGCGTCGCTTGTCGTCACCTCTATTTCCAGGGTGCCTGCCACCGGGCCTGCCCCCCAGGCACCTACCAGCACGAGTCCTGGCGCTGCGTCACGGCGGAGCGCTGTGCCCGCCTGCGCTCTGTGCCCGGCCGCGCCTCCACCTTCGGCATCCACCAGGGCCGCTGCCTGGCCCAGTGCCCTCCAGGCTTCACGCGCAATGGCAGCAG CATATTCTGCCGCAAGTGTGAGGGGCTGTGCCCCAAAGAGTGCAAGGTGGGCACCAAGACCATCGACTCCATCCAGGCCGCACAGGATCTGGTGGGCTGCACCCACGTGGAGGGGAGCCTCATCGTCAATCTTCGCCAGGGCT ACAACCTAGAGCTGGAGCTGCAGCACAGCCTAGGGCTGATAGAGACCATCACCGGCTTCCTCAAAATCAAGCACTCCTTCGCCCTCGTGTCCCTGGGCTTTTTCAAGAACCTCAAACTAATCCGGGGAGACGCCATGGTGGATGG GAACTACACTCTGTACGTGCTGGACAACCAGAACCTACAGCAgttggggtcctgggtggctgCGGGGCTCGCCATTCCCGTGGGCAAGATTTACTTCGCCTTCAACCCGCGCCTCTGCTTGGAGCACATCTACCGATTGGAGGAGGTGACCGGCACGCGGGGACGCCAAAACAAGGCCGAGATCAACCCCCGCACCAACGGAGACCGCGCTGCCT gcCAGACTCGCACCCTGCGCTTCGTGTCCAACGTGACGCAGGCGGACAGCATCCTGCTGCGCTGGGAGCGCTACGAGCCGCTGGAGGCTCGGGACCTGCTCAGCTTCATCGTGTACTACAAGGAGTC CCCCTTCCAGAACGCCACGGAGCACATAGGTCCAGATGCCTGTGGGACCCAGAGCTGGAACCTGCTGGATGTGGAGCTGCCCTTAAGCCGCACCCAGGAGCCAGGGGTGACTCTAGCCCCCCTCAAGCCCTGGACCCAGTACGCAGTGTTTGTGCGGGCCATCACACTGACCACTGCTGAGGACAGCCCCCACCAAGGAGCCCAGAGCCCCATCGTCTACCTCCGAACCCTGCCTGCGG CGCCCACGGTGCCCCAGGATGTCATCTCCACGTCCAATTCCTCGTCCCACCTGCTGGTGCGCTGGAAGCCACCGACTCAGCGCAACGGGAACATCACCTACTACCTGGTGCTGTGGCAGCGTCTGGCGGAGGACGGCGACCTCTACCTGAACGACTACTGCCACCGCG GCTTGCGGCTGCCCACCAGCAACAGCGACCCGCGATTCGACCGCGAGGACGCGGAACTCCAAGCGGAGACGGAGCCCGGCTGCTGCCCTTGCCAGCACCCACCTCCGGGACAGGTCCTGCCGCCGCTGGAGGCGCAAGAGGCCTCGTTCCAGAAGAAGTTCGAAAACTTTCTGCACAACGCCATCACAATCCCCAA ATCCCCCTGGAAGGTGACGTCCATCAATAAGAGCCCTCACAG AGACTCAGGGAGGCACCGCCGGGCAGCCGGGGCCCTCCGGCTTGGGGGGAACAGCTCGGATTTCGAGATCCAGGAGGACAAAGTGCCCCGGGAGCGAGCAGTGCTGAGTGGCCTTCGCCACTTCACGGAATATCGGATCGACATCCACGCCTGCAACCACGCGGCGCACACCGTGGGCTGCAGCGCCGCCACCTTCGTCTTTGCGCGCACCATGCCCCACA GAGAAGCCGATGGCATCCCAGGGAAGGTGGCCTGGGAGGCAGCCGGCAAAAGCAGTGTCCTCCTGCGCTGGCTTGAACCCCCGGACCCCAACGGACTCATCCTCAAGTACGAAATCAAGTACCGCCGCTTGGGAGAG GAGGCCACAGTGCTGTGTGTGTCCCGCCTGCGGTATGCCAAGTCTGGGGGGGTCCACCTGGCCCTTCTGCCCCCTGGAAACTACTCTGCCAGAGTTCGGGCAACCTCACTGGCTGGCAACGGATCCTGGACAGAGAGTATCGCTTTCTACATCCCTGGGCCAG AGGAGGAAGACTCCGGGGGGCTGCACGTCCTTCTCACCGTCACCCCCGTGGGGCTCATGCTGCTTGTCATTCTCGCTGCCCTCGGTTTCTTCTACGGCAGGAAGAG AAACAGCACCCTGTATGCCTCCGTGAATCCGGAGTACTTCAGCGCCTCTGATA tgTACATCCCTGATGAATGGGAGGTGCCTCGGGAGCAGATCTCCATAATCCGGGAACTGGGCCAGGGCTCCTTTGGGATGGTATACGAGGGACTGGCACAAGGACTTGAGGCTGGAGAGGAGTCCACACCCGTGGCCCTGAAGACGGTGAACGAGCTGGCCAGCCCACGAGAACGCATTGAGTTCCTCAAGGAAGCCTCTGTCATGAAGGCATTCAAGTGTCACCACGTG GTACGTCTCCTGGGCGTGGTGTCTCAGGGCCAGCCAACTCTGGTCATCATGGAGTTAATGACCCGTGGGGACCTCAAGAGCCATCTTCGATCTTTGCGGCctgaggcagag AACAACCCTGGGCTCCCGCGGCCAGCACTGGGAGACATGATCCAGATGGCTGGTGAGATTGCAGATGGCATGGCCTACCTTGCCGCCAACAAGTTCGTGCACCGAGACCTGGCAGCCCGAAACTGCATGGTGTCCCAGGACTTCACCGTCAAAATCGGGG ACTTCGGGATGACCCGAGACGTGTATGAGACAGACTATTACCGCAAGGGTGGGAAGGGGCTGCTGCCCGTGCGCTGGATGGCCCCCGAGTCCCTCAAAGACGGAATCTTCACCACCCACTCGGACGTCTG GTCCTTCGGTGTGGTGCTCTGGGAGATCGCGACTCTGGCTGAACAGCCCTACCAGGGCCTGTCCAACGAGCAGGTGCTCAAGTTTGTCATGGATGGTGGGGTGCTGGAGGAGCTGGAGAGCTGTCCCCTTCGGCT gcaggaGCTGATGAGCCGCTGCTGGCAGCAGAACCCACGCCTGCGGCCCACCTTCACCCACATCCTGGACAGCATTCGGGGGGAGCTGCGGCCCTCCTTCCGCCTCTTTTCCTTCTACTACAGCCCAGAGTGCCGGGGCGCCCGGGTGTCCCCACTGCCCGTGGCCGAGCCCGACTCCCTACCGACCCCAGAAGGGGCTCCCTCAGACTGCAGCCCCCAAAATGGGGGCCCGGGGCACTGA
- the INSRR gene encoding insulin receptor-related protein isoform X1 yields MRPVRPREETAPPPRRSPAPTPCPAPRGSPRAGRGAQSTDDCLPPVPAVCPSLDIRSEVAELRRLENCSVVEGHLQILLMFTATGEDFRGLSFPRLTQVTDYLLLFRVYGLESLRDLFPNLAVVRGARLFLGYALVIYEMPHLRDVGLPALGAVLRGAVRVEKNQELCHLSTIDWGLLQPAPGANHIVGNKLGEECADVCPGVLGASGEPCARTTFGGHTDYRCWTSSHCQRVCPCPHGLACTAGGECCHVECLGGCSRPEDPRACVACRHLYFQGACHRACPPGTYQHESWRCVTAERCARLRSVPGRASTFGIHQGRCLAQCPPGFTRNGSSIFCRKCEGLCPKECKVGTKTIDSIQAAQDLVGCTHVEGSLIVNLRQGYNLELELQHSLGLIETITGFLKIKHSFALVSLGFFKNLKLIRGDAMVDGNYTLYVLDNQNLQQLGSWVAAGLAIPVGKIYFAFNPRLCLEHIYRLEEVTGTRGRQNKAEINPRTNGDRAACQTRTLRFVSNVTQADSILLRWERYEPLEARDLLSFIVYYKESPFQNATEHIGPDACGTQSWNLLDVELPLSRTQEPGVTLAPLKPWTQYAVFVRAITLTTAEDSPHQGAQSPIVYLRTLPAAPTVPQDVISTSNSSSHLLVRWKPPTQRNGNITYYLVLWQRLAEDGDLYLNDYCHRGLRLPTSNSDPRFDREDAELQAETEPGCCPCQHPPPGQVLPPLEAQEASFQKKFENFLHNAITIPKSPWKVTSINKSPHRDSGRHRRAAGALRLGGNSSDFEIQEDKVPRERAVLSGLRHFTEYRIDIHACNHAAHTVGCSAATFVFARTMPHREADGIPGKVAWEAAGKSSVLLRWLEPPDPNGLILKYEIKYRRLGEEATVLCVSRLRYAKSGGVHLALLPPGNYSARVRATSLAGNGSWTESIAFYIPGPEEEDSGGLHVLLTVTPVGLMLLVILAALGFFYGRKRNSTLYASVNPEYFSASDMYIPDEWEVPREQISIIRELGQGSFGMVYEGLAQGLEAGEESTPVALKTVNELASPRERIEFLKEASVMKAFKCHHVVRLLGVVSQGQPTLVIMELMTRGDLKSHLRSLRPEAENNPGLPRPALGDMIQMAGEIADGMAYLAANKFVHRDLAARNCMVSQDFTVKIGDFGMTRDVYETDYYRKGGKGLLPVRWMAPESLKDGIFTTHSDVWSFGVVLWEIATLAEQPYQGLSNEQVLKFVMDGGVLEELESCPLRLQELMSRCWQQNPRLRPTFTHILDSIRGELRPSFRLFSFYYSPECRGARVSPLPVAEPDSLPTPEGAPSDCSPQNGGPGH; encoded by the exons ATGAGGCCtgtgaggcccagggaggagacCGCCCCACCGCCACGGCGGAGCCCTGCTCCCACGCCGTGTCCCGCTCCCAGAGGGTCCCCCAGGGCGGGACGGGGAGCTCAGTCCACTGACGACTGCCTGCCGCCTGTGCCCGCAGTGTGCCCCAGCCTGGATATCCGCTCGGAGGTGGCAGAGCTGCGCCGGCTGGAGAACTGCAGCGTGGTGGAGGGCCACCTGCAGATCCTGCTCATGTTCACGGCCACGGGCGAGGACTTCCGCGGCCTCAGCTTCCCGCGCCTCACGCAGGTCACGGACTACCTGCTCCTCTTCCGTGTCTACGGCCTGGAGAGCCTGCGGGACCTCTTCCCCAACCTGGCGGTGGTCCGCGGGGCCCGCCTCTTCCTGGGCTATGCGCTGGTCATCTACGAGATGCCGCACCTGCGGGACGTGGGGCTGCCGGCGCTGGGGGCCGTGCTGCGGGGGGCCGTGCGCGTCGAGAAGAACCAGGAGCTCTGCCACCTGTCCACCATTGACTGGGGCCTGCTGCAGCCGGCCCCCGGGGCCAACCACATCGTGGGCAACAAGCTGGGCGAGGAGTGCGCCGACGTGTGTCCCGGGGTACTGGGCGCCAGCGGCGAGCCCTGCGCCAGGACCACCTTCGGCGGGCACACCGACTACAGATGCTGGACCTCCAGCCACTGCCAGCGAG TGTGTCCCTGTCCCCATGGGCTGGCCTGCACCGCTGGGGGTGAGTGCTGCCACGTCGAATGCCTGGGGGGCTGCAGCCGGCCGGAAGACCCGCGTGCCTGCGTCGCTTGTCGTCACCTCTATTTCCAGGGTGCCTGCCACCGGGCCTGCCCCCCAGGCACCTACCAGCACGAGTCCTGGCGCTGCGTCACGGCGGAGCGCTGTGCCCGCCTGCGCTCTGTGCCCGGCCGCGCCTCCACCTTCGGCATCCACCAGGGCCGCTGCCTGGCCCAGTGCCCTCCAGGCTTCACGCGCAATGGCAGCAG CATATTCTGCCGCAAGTGTGAGGGGCTGTGCCCCAAAGAGTGCAAGGTGGGCACCAAGACCATCGACTCCATCCAGGCCGCACAGGATCTGGTGGGCTGCACCCACGTGGAGGGGAGCCTCATCGTCAATCTTCGCCAGGGCT ACAACCTAGAGCTGGAGCTGCAGCACAGCCTAGGGCTGATAGAGACCATCACCGGCTTCCTCAAAATCAAGCACTCCTTCGCCCTCGTGTCCCTGGGCTTTTTCAAGAACCTCAAACTAATCCGGGGAGACGCCATGGTGGATGG GAACTACACTCTGTACGTGCTGGACAACCAGAACCTACAGCAgttggggtcctgggtggctgCGGGGCTCGCCATTCCCGTGGGCAAGATTTACTTCGCCTTCAACCCGCGCCTCTGCTTGGAGCACATCTACCGATTGGAGGAGGTGACCGGCACGCGGGGACGCCAAAACAAGGCCGAGATCAACCCCCGCACCAACGGAGACCGCGCTGCCT gcCAGACTCGCACCCTGCGCTTCGTGTCCAACGTGACGCAGGCGGACAGCATCCTGCTGCGCTGGGAGCGCTACGAGCCGCTGGAGGCTCGGGACCTGCTCAGCTTCATCGTGTACTACAAGGAGTC CCCCTTCCAGAACGCCACGGAGCACATAGGTCCAGATGCCTGTGGGACCCAGAGCTGGAACCTGCTGGATGTGGAGCTGCCCTTAAGCCGCACCCAGGAGCCAGGGGTGACTCTAGCCCCCCTCAAGCCCTGGACCCAGTACGCAGTGTTTGTGCGGGCCATCACACTGACCACTGCTGAGGACAGCCCCCACCAAGGAGCCCAGAGCCCCATCGTCTACCTCCGAACCCTGCCTGCGG CGCCCACGGTGCCCCAGGATGTCATCTCCACGTCCAATTCCTCGTCCCACCTGCTGGTGCGCTGGAAGCCACCGACTCAGCGCAACGGGAACATCACCTACTACCTGGTGCTGTGGCAGCGTCTGGCGGAGGACGGCGACCTCTACCTGAACGACTACTGCCACCGCG GCTTGCGGCTGCCCACCAGCAACAGCGACCCGCGATTCGACCGCGAGGACGCGGAACTCCAAGCGGAGACGGAGCCCGGCTGCTGCCCTTGCCAGCACCCACCTCCGGGACAGGTCCTGCCGCCGCTGGAGGCGCAAGAGGCCTCGTTCCAGAAGAAGTTCGAAAACTTTCTGCACAACGCCATCACAATCCCCAA ATCCCCCTGGAAGGTGACGTCCATCAATAAGAGCCCTCACAG AGACTCAGGGAGGCACCGCCGGGCAGCCGGGGCCCTCCGGCTTGGGGGGAACAGCTCGGATTTCGAGATCCAGGAGGACAAAGTGCCCCGGGAGCGAGCAGTGCTGAGTGGCCTTCGCCACTTCACGGAATATCGGATCGACATCCACGCCTGCAACCACGCGGCGCACACCGTGGGCTGCAGCGCCGCCACCTTCGTCTTTGCGCGCACCATGCCCCACA GAGAAGCCGATGGCATCCCAGGGAAGGTGGCCTGGGAGGCAGCCGGCAAAAGCAGTGTCCTCCTGCGCTGGCTTGAACCCCCGGACCCCAACGGACTCATCCTCAAGTACGAAATCAAGTACCGCCGCTTGGGAGAG GAGGCCACAGTGCTGTGTGTGTCCCGCCTGCGGTATGCCAAGTCTGGGGGGGTCCACCTGGCCCTTCTGCCCCCTGGAAACTACTCTGCCAGAGTTCGGGCAACCTCACTGGCTGGCAACGGATCCTGGACAGAGAGTATCGCTTTCTACATCCCTGGGCCAG AGGAGGAAGACTCCGGGGGGCTGCACGTCCTTCTCACCGTCACCCCCGTGGGGCTCATGCTGCTTGTCATTCTCGCTGCCCTCGGTTTCTTCTACGGCAGGAAGAG AAACAGCACCCTGTATGCCTCCGTGAATCCGGAGTACTTCAGCGCCTCTGATA tgTACATCCCTGATGAATGGGAGGTGCCTCGGGAGCAGATCTCCATAATCCGGGAACTGGGCCAGGGCTCCTTTGGGATGGTATACGAGGGACTGGCACAAGGACTTGAGGCTGGAGAGGAGTCCACACCCGTGGCCCTGAAGACGGTGAACGAGCTGGCCAGCCCACGAGAACGCATTGAGTTCCTCAAGGAAGCCTCTGTCATGAAGGCATTCAAGTGTCACCACGTG GTACGTCTCCTGGGCGTGGTGTCTCAGGGCCAGCCAACTCTGGTCATCATGGAGTTAATGACCCGTGGGGACCTCAAGAGCCATCTTCGATCTTTGCGGCctgaggcagag AACAACCCTGGGCTCCCGCGGCCAGCACTGGGAGACATGATCCAGATGGCTGGTGAGATTGCAGATGGCATGGCCTACCTTGCCGCCAACAAGTTCGTGCACCGAGACCTGGCAGCCCGAAACTGCATGGTGTCCCAGGACTTCACCGTCAAAATCGGGG ACTTCGGGATGACCCGAGACGTGTATGAGACAGACTATTACCGCAAGGGTGGGAAGGGGCTGCTGCCCGTGCGCTGGATGGCCCCCGAGTCCCTCAAAGACGGAATCTTCACCACCCACTCGGACGTCTG GTCCTTCGGTGTGGTGCTCTGGGAGATCGCGACTCTGGCTGAACAGCCCTACCAGGGCCTGTCCAACGAGCAGGTGCTCAAGTTTGTCATGGATGGTGGGGTGCTGGAGGAGCTGGAGAGCTGTCCCCTTCGGCT gcaggaGCTGATGAGCCGCTGCTGGCAGCAGAACCCACGCCTGCGGCCCACCTTCACCCACATCCTGGACAGCATTCGGGGGGAGCTGCGGCCCTCCTTCCGCCTCTTTTCCTTCTACTACAGCCCAGAGTGCCGGGGCGCCCGGGTGTCCCCACTGCCCGTGGCCGAGCCCGACTCCCTACCGACCCCAGAAGGGGCTCCCTCAGACTGCAGCCCCCAAAATGGGGGCCCGGGGCACTGA